The following are encoded together in the Stegostoma tigrinum isolate sSteTig4 chromosome 42, sSteTig4.hap1, whole genome shotgun sequence genome:
- the LOC125449360 gene encoding prokineticin receptor 2-like, giving the protein MADHCANSSQCSELSLTDLSLAWNQSYEYEQYMSLPDIRGEEAADTTFYQARIVIGVAFVCIMLVCGVGNFFFIVTLARFKNLRNITNLLIVNLAISDFIVAIVCCPFEMDYYVVRQLSWSFGHVLCSSVNYLRMVSLYVSTNALLAIAVDRYLVIVHPLKPRMKFQTAYCVLIAVWLVSLFISIPSAYFTTETTFDTSVGSNGKIFCGQIWPADKELFYKSYFLFLFILEFVLPVLSMSLCYVQICRELWFKSMPGVQTNQIKKRLRARRKTVLVLMGILTAYILCWAPYYGYTIVRDFFPNMLLREKHSITVYYIVECMAMSNSMINTLFFITVKNNTCKYVRKVLLQRWRAAYMPDKSTAMQECQTSVLPVSDALPQQQ; this is encoded by the exons ATGGCAGATCACTGTGCCAACTCATCACAATGCAGTGAATTGAGCTTGACTGATCTCAGCTTGGCTTGGAATCAGAGTTATGAGTATGAACAATACATGTCATTGCCTGATATAAGAGGGGAAGAGGCTGCCGATACGACTTTCTACCAGGCCAGGATTGTGATCGGTGTGGCCTTCGTCTGCATCATGCTGGTCTGCGGTGTTGGCAATTTTTTCTTCATTGTGACCCTGGCCAGATTCAAGAACCTGAGGAACATCACCAATCTCCTCATAGTCAACCTGGCCATCTCAGATTTCATTGTGGCCATCGTGTGCTGTCCCTTCGAGATGGATTATTATGTGGTTAGACAGCTGTCCTGGAGCTTcggtcatgttctatgttcttctgtGAACTACCTCAGAATGGTCTCCCTCTACGTCTCCACCAATGCACTGCTGGCCATAGCTGTCGACAG GTATCTGGTCATTGTGCATCCGCTGAAACCTCGTATGAAGTTTCAGACGGCCTACTGTGTTCTGATTGCCGTGTGGTTAGTCTCCCTGTTCATCTCCATCCCCTCAGCGTACTTTACAACAGAAACGACCTTCGATACTTCCGTGGGGAGCAATGGGAAAATATTTTGCGGGCAGATCTGGCCGGCAGACAAGGAACTCTTCTACAAATCCTATTTCTTGTTCCTCTTCATCCTGGAATTTGTTCTGCCTGTGTTGAGTATGTCCCTCTGCTATGTGCAGATCTGCAGGGAGCTGTGGTTCAAAAGCATGCCAGGCGTGCAAACCAACCAAATCAAGAAGCGGCTCCGAGCACGGAGGAAGACGGTCCTGGTCCTTATGGGTATACTGACCGCCTACATCCTCTGCTGGGCTCCATATTATGGATACACCATCGTCCGAGATTTCTTCCCAAACATGCTCCTGAGAGAAAAGCATTCCATCACGGTGTACTACATTGTAGAGTGCATGGCAATGAGCAACAGCATGATAAACACGCTCTTCTTCATTACTGTGAAAAACAACACTTGTAAGTATGTGAGGAAGGTCCTCCTTCAGCGGTGGAGGGCTGCCTACATGCCTGACAAAAGCACTGCCATGCAAGAGTGCCAGACCTCAGTGCTACCAGTATCCGACGCATTACCTCAGCAGCAATAG